One window from the genome of Crassostrea angulata isolate pt1a10 chromosome 2, ASM2561291v2, whole genome shotgun sequence encodes:
- the LOC128172603 gene encoding putative epidermal cell surface receptor, which translates to MVNDFANPCCKKPDCTISAHPGVIQGTGTTTPNPALPQTLPPKQQYCVYKNAQYLQGQTWEDGCSYKCRCDDSSHGIYTCNQRCPTVTSVTPGCTMKTDPRDSCCLVEVCPQPTPAPSQTKPVPTIQPIPFTGKVNLPTPSSVPGQPAPSPKPVGFCVYKSVTYMQGQKWDDGCDYACTCYDAEHGRYKCDPKCPRYMDLCDM; encoded by the exons ATGGTCAACGACTTTGCCAACCCCTGCTGTAAGAAACCAGACTGTACCATCTCCGCTCACCCTGGTGTAATTCAGGGAACCGGAACAACTACGCCAAACCCCGCTCTGCCTCAGACCCTCCCACCAAAACAAC AATACTGTGTGTACAAAAATGCCCAGTATCTCCAGGGACAGACCTGGGAAGATGGCTGCAGCTACAAATGTCGCTGTGACGACTCGAGCCATGGAATCTACACCTGTAACCAGAG gtGCCCAACAGTCACCAGTGTTACCCCAGGCTGCACAATGAAGACTGATCCTAGGGACTCCTGCTGTCTTGTGGAAGTCTGCCCACAGCCCACACCAGCCCCCAGTCAGACTAAGCCAGTGCCCACTATTCAGCCCATACCCTTCACAGGAAAGGTCAATCTGCCCACACCTAGCTCAGTGCCCGGACAGCCAGCCCCATCACCAAAACCAGTTG GTTTCTGTGTGTACAAAAGTGTGACCTACATGCAAGGCCAGAAATGGGACGATGGATGTGATTACGCATGTACTTGCTATGACGCAGAGCATGGAAGATACAAATGTGATCCTAA ATGCCCAAGATACATGGATCTTTGTGACATGTGA